The Candidatus Nitrosotenuis cloacae genome contains a region encoding:
- a CDS encoding AMP-binding protein — translation MTDFEFVPTREQAETSNIFRFMKKHGIQSLDELHKRSVADYNWFWDAVNDDVGIVWDKKYDKVSDITGGVAFPKWFVGGKTNVINSTVTKFAQKSPDKIAYCFVSENGVEKNITYSQLDSDTNRLANAIKSLGVGRGDVVAIYMPMIYEAILAMLACAKIGAVQTVIFSGYSSESLKIRLQDCNAKILFVSDGFVRKGKNISQKDTVLDAIKGTNIEKIVVTGYCGVDRYEYTESVIDYKKIASIQKAYCQTEVMDSEDPLFILYTSGTTGKPKGVIHTHGSFSVYAGHQASYLIDLKADDTLLWPADIGWITGQTWNVYGLLCVGATGIIYDGAIDWPSPSRLFEIIQRYGATIFGISPTAVRLYRRYAVDPRQFNLQTLRIIPTTGEPIDGESWRWLYDKVGNKKIPIMNLAGGTEIGGAMLSVFPGMSLKPTTVGMPCPGFDLDCVDEKNCSVRNRKGFLVIRSPWPTMTRGLLNDTDRYLATYWSQYKDTWFHGDYVMIDDDGLWYMHGRVDDVINVSGHRLSTVEIEQTVTSHPKISDAAVVSIPDDITGEAIAVFVALKDKSHSSTIADEISDHILDRIGKLARPRIVITISEMPKTRTGKIMRRLLRARLLNMPLGDTTALENPQVLDEIRPF, via the coding sequence ATGACAGATTTTGAGTTTGTGCCAACAAGGGAGCAGGCAGAGACATCCAACATATTTCGGTTCATGAAAAAGCACGGCATACAGTCGCTTGACGAACTGCACAAGAGATCAGTTGCCGATTACAATTGGTTCTGGGACGCAGTAAACGACGATGTCGGCATAGTATGGGACAAAAAATACGACAAGGTCTCAGATATTACGGGCGGTGTGGCATTTCCAAAATGGTTTGTCGGAGGAAAAACAAACGTGATAAACTCAACTGTTACAAAGTTTGCACAAAAGTCCCCCGACAAGATTGCATACTGTTTTGTATCTGAGAATGGTGTAGAGAAAAACATAACATACTCTCAGCTGGACTCGGACACAAACAGGCTTGCAAATGCAATAAAGTCACTTGGCGTCGGAAGGGGAGATGTTGTGGCAATATACATGCCGATGATATACGAGGCAATACTTGCAATGCTTGCCTGCGCAAAAATCGGTGCGGTGCAGACGGTGATATTTTCCGGATACAGTTCAGAGTCCCTGAAGATAAGACTGCAGGACTGCAATGCAAAGATTCTCTTTGTTTCCGACGGATTTGTAAGAAAGGGAAAAAACATATCGCAGAAAGACACCGTGCTTGATGCGATCAAAGGCACCAACATAGAAAAAATTGTCGTGACCGGATACTGCGGCGTCGACAGATATGAATACACAGAATCAGTCATAGATTACAAAAAAATCGCATCAATACAGAAAGCCTACTGTCAAACAGAGGTGATGGACTCTGAGGACCCGCTGTTCATCTTGTATACTTCGGGTACCACAGGCAAGCCAAAGGGCGTCATTCATACGCACGGCTCATTCTCAGTGTACGCAGGACACCAGGCATCATACCTAATCGACCTAAAAGCCGACGACACCTTGCTCTGGCCGGCAGACATCGGCTGGATTACCGGCCAGACATGGAATGTCTACGGATTGTTGTGCGTTGGAGCTACTGGCATAATTTATGATGGTGCAATAGACTGGCCTTCACCAAGCAGGTTGTTTGAGATTATTCAGAGGTATGGGGCGACCATCTTTGGCATATCCCCCACCGCCGTAAGACTATACAGAAGGTATGCAGTAGACCCAAGGCAGTTCAACCTCCAGACACTTAGAATAATTCCGACAACCGGTGAGCCAATTGACGGGGAGTCATGGAGGTGGTTGTACGATAAAGTTGGAAACAAAAAGATACCGATCATGAACTTGGCAGGCGGAACCGAGATCGGAGGCGCCATGCTGTCGGTGTTTCCAGGAATGAGTCTCAAGCCTACAACTGTAGGCATGCCGTGTCCTGGATTTGACCTTGACTGCGTAGACGAGAAGAATTGTTCTGTGAGAAACAGGAAGGGATTTTTGGTGATAAGGTCGCCTTGGCCCACGATGACGCGCGGACTGTTAAACGACACCGACAGATACCTTGCCACATATTGGAGTCAGTACAAGGACACGTGGTTCCATGGCGATTACGTCATGATAGACGACGACGGGTTGTGGTACATGCACGGGCGCGTTGACGACGTCATCAACGTCTCAGGTCACAGATTGAGCACAGTAGAGATAGAGCAGACAGTCACATCGCACCCAAAGATATCCGACGCTGCAGTAGTCTCAATCCCAGACGACATAACAGGCGAGGCAATCGCAGTGTTTGTTGCGCTAAAAGACAAGTCTCATTCCAGCACCATCGCAGACGAAATCTCAGACCACATATTGGACAGGATAGGCAAGCTTGCAAGGCCAAGGATCGTTATTACCATATCCGAAATGCCAAAGACCAGGACTGGCAAGATAATGAGGCGCCTTCTTCGGGCAAGGTTGCTGAACATGCCGCTTGGCGACACTACCGCACTTGAAAATCCACAGGTATTGGACGAAATAAGACCGTTCTAG
- a CDS encoding hydrolase, which yields MSEQSKDDLIRAQNELIGVLFEIIKRLQANNVLDEEYFQIVASEQQTASEKKRLDEILEQRQENSMVVSKLLEKIQT from the coding sequence ATGTCTGAGCAGAGCAAGGACGATCTGATCCGGGCGCAAAATGAGCTAATTGGTGTACTTTTTGAGATAATAAAGAGGCTGCAGGCAAACAATGTCTTGGACGAGGAATATTTCCAAATCGTCGCAAGCGAGCAGCAAACGGCCTCTGAGAAAAAGAGACTTGACGAGATTCTTGAACAACGACAGGAAAACAGCATGGTGGTATCAAAACTACTTGAGAAAATACAGACATAG
- a CDS encoding Lrp/AsnC family transcriptional regulator, with product MVKAVILVRSPKRLIAAKLGKLEHVYNSFPVSGQFDAVALVQVSDLSEIRDITTKIQMIPGVERTETMIEIQKSI from the coding sequence ATGGTAAAGGCAGTAATTCTTGTAAGGTCACCAAAACGGCTGATTGCGGCAAAGCTTGGTAAGCTGGAGCACGTGTACAATTCGTTCCCAGTCAGCGGACAGTTTGATGCAGTTGCATTAGTACAGGTGTCCGACCTCTCAGAAATTCGCGACATTACCACCAAAATCCAAATGATACCAGGTGTTGAGAGAACCGAGACAATGATAGAAATACAAAAAAGCATTTAA
- a CDS encoding VOC family protein, which translates to MNIKRVGNVILAVKDLDKSVEFYHNILGLPIKNQRRTWVDLGQSGALISLHPASLTAKHIGNSLENGIVIGFVVGDVKSAIDELVSKGVKVYREIVERDTGKNAIILDPDEYMISLFEPSFIDKDQQTSGYHGFTPV; encoded by the coding sequence GTGAACATAAAACGCGTTGGAAATGTCATTTTAGCAGTCAAGGATCTCGACAAATCAGTCGAATTCTACCACAACATCCTCGGACTTCCAATCAAGAATCAGCGAAGAACGTGGGTGGACCTAGGTCAGAGCGGCGCATTGATTAGCTTGCACCCGGCATCACTGACTGCAAAGCACATCGGAAACTCGCTGGAAAACGGCATCGTCATAGGATTCGTAGTAGGCGACGTCAAATCAGCAATTGACGAACTTGTGTCAAAGGGAGTCAAGGTATACCGAGAGATCGTAGAACGAGACACAGGTAAGAATGCCATAATACTGGACCCAGACGAATACATGATATCGTTGTTTGAGCCGTCGTTTATTGACAAAGATCAGCAGACGTCAGGATACCACGGATTCACTCCGGTCTAA
- the gatB gene encoding Asp-tRNA(Asn)/Glu-tRNA(Gln) amidotransferase subunit GatB codes for MIGLEIHCQLTRLESKLFCTCKANYREFETNTNICPVCMGLPGTLPRLNQKAVEKATMIALALNCSIPERLGFFRKNYFYPDLPKNFQITQLNMYGPTSIGEKGRIDIDGKEIRIRRIQLEEDPGRLIYEGASERTAITLVDYNRAGTPLVEIVTEPDFENPRQVRIFLNILSDLLANLGVSDPTLEGAMRADANVSVEGGVRVEVKNIGSFHDLEKAIHFEITRQESLKERGIEISQETRHWDDKRKITISSRSKEEDEDYRYILEGDIPWVIMDSQSVEKWKKGMPESISSKKERYTTQFGIPLQVADVLSSDKYYSDLFEQAHNEANAKEIANIITTDLMGLVDTREKREQSKLVPRHLTDLVDMIASNKITRSSAKSALQEIVKSGKSVQEIVSQTGLGKISDESEITGIINEVMSQEAAAVQQAKENPQTINYLVGKIMQKTKGKADPVITLKLLKEKIASS; via the coding sequence ATGATAGGACTTGAGATCCACTGTCAGCTGACAAGACTTGAGAGCAAGTTGTTCTGCACTTGCAAGGCAAACTATAGGGAGTTTGAGACAAACACGAACATCTGCCCCGTGTGCATGGGCCTCCCAGGCACGCTGCCAAGGCTGAACCAAAAGGCGGTGGAAAAGGCAACCATGATTGCCCTTGCTCTAAACTGCAGCATTCCGGAGAGACTTGGATTTTTCAGAAAAAATTACTTTTACCCGGATCTTCCAAAAAACTTTCAGATAACACAGCTAAACATGTACGGCCCCACAAGCATCGGTGAAAAGGGCCGAATCGACATAGACGGAAAGGAGATACGAATACGCCGAATTCAGCTTGAGGAGGACCCAGGCAGGCTCATCTATGAGGGTGCGTCCGAACGGACGGCAATCACGCTTGTCGACTATAACAGGGCAGGCACGCCCCTTGTTGAGATAGTGACAGAGCCGGACTTTGAGAACCCAAGACAGGTTCGAATATTCCTAAACATACTGTCCGACCTGCTTGCAAACCTAGGTGTGTCAGACCCCACACTCGAGGGGGCAATGCGTGCCGATGCAAACGTCTCAGTCGAAGGCGGCGTAAGAGTAGAGGTGAAGAACATCGGCTCGTTCCACGACCTAGAAAAGGCAATCCACTTTGAGATAACACGACAGGAGAGCCTCAAGGAAAGAGGAATAGAGATATCCCAGGAGACAAGGCACTGGGACGACAAAAGAAAGATCACAATATCATCCAGATCAAAGGAGGAGGACGAGGATTATCGATACATTCTCGAAGGAGACATACCGTGGGTGATAATGGACAGCCAGTCCGTTGAAAAATGGAAGAAGGGAATGCCGGAAAGCATCAGCTCAAAAAAGGAAAGGTACACCACCCAGTTTGGAATCCCGCTTCAAGTAGCAGACGTTCTTTCTTCGGACAAGTATTATTCCGATTTATTCGAACAGGCCCACAACGAGGCAAACGCAAAAGAGATTGCAAACATAATCACCACCGACCTGATGGGACTAGTAGACACCAGGGAGAAAAGAGAACAGTCAAAGCTTGTCCCAAGACACCTAACTGATCTGGTAGACATGATTGCAAGCAACAAGATAACTCGCAGCTCTGCAAAATCGGCGCTGCAGGAGATAGTAAAGAGTGGCAAGTCCGTCCAGGAGATAGTCTCCCAGACTGGGCTCGGCAAGATATCTGACGAGTCAGAGATAACTGGCATCATAAACGAGGTAATGTCTCAAGAGGCTGCGGCAGTGCAGCAGGCAAAGGAAAACCCTCAGACGATAAACTATCTGGTTGGAAAGATAATGCAAAAGACAAAGGGAAAGGCAGACCCCGTCATCACACTCAAGCTGCTAAAAGAAAAAATCGCATCCTCATGA
- a CDS encoding DUF507 family protein, which translates to MAELTKPVPIKVMLGDTTVTDQTTFDPGAVSAMYSKILDRLPGWQSSGVSTTTDEDLRRIFVKLEKQVGNYIILWHISLQYHALLYYRPDIRVQKIQTELAEILDNTVNKEKELANLTDSIIREKLEALGYKDVDDQKLFEILFNQDGFRDQLSEEMSKKTDYDFKAKEDRKKELFNQIDNLLLETYQTTSVLIDENRLITGEEGCLCTLDMDFLKKNAKQAAFDPRRISKETRQEVECALDEIVAALSS; encoded by the coding sequence ATGGCAGAGCTCACCAAGCCAGTCCCAATCAAGGTCATGCTAGGTGACACGACTGTGACCGACCAGACCACGTTTGACCCCGGCGCCGTAAGCGCAATGTACAGCAAGATACTTGACAGACTACCTGGCTGGCAGTCAAGCGGGGTGTCGACTACGACCGACGAGGACCTAAGGAGGATATTTGTAAAACTGGAAAAACAGGTGGGAAACTACATCATACTGTGGCATATCTCGCTGCAGTACCATGCGCTGCTTTACTACAGGCCAGACATCAGAGTGCAAAAGATTCAGACTGAGCTTGCGGAGATTTTAGACAATACTGTAAACAAGGAAAAAGAGCTTGCCAATCTGACAGACAGCATAATAAGAGAAAAGCTTGAGGCACTCGGATACAAAGACGTCGATGACCAAAAACTCTTTGAGATATTGTTCAACCAGGATGGATTTAGAGACCAGCTCAGCGAGGAGATGAGCAAAAAAACCGACTACGACTTTAAGGCAAAAGAGGACAGAAAGAAAGAGCTGTTCAACCAGATTGACAACCTGTTGCTTGAGACGTACCAGACAACGTCTGTTCTAATCGACGAGAACCGACTCATAACAGGGGAGGAGGGATGCTTATGCACACTGGACATGGACTTTCTAAAAAAGAATGCAAAGCAGGCGGCATTTGATCCTAGGCGCATATCAAAGGAGACAAGACAGGAAGTAGAGTGTGCATTAGACGAGATAGTTGCGGCCCTGTCCAGCTAG
- a CDS encoding adenylate/guanylate cyclase domain-containing protein, with protein MVEKETTHAKKETVVKSSPKSKKDYGIIDMMLSHPAQRVVDSETLIKETQNRVWRALKSGYEYSPVEDQSDAFLRKHVSSRMKMVVMYVDLVGSTNIALDLPEDKVAIIITCFAQEMAATIRQHNGYVLKFVGDAVIGYFVAEDSQLTPADNAVLCAKSMISVIQKGINPILNQYDYPDLAIKIGVDYGENMIVRYGSDAKKSHVDVLGPAMNIAAKIQGMAKANQILIGDDVYSRVHPAIQTSFEKVVWKNNEWKYRRSTGELYPVYAYVD; from the coding sequence ATGGTAGAAAAAGAAACCACCCACGCCAAAAAAGAGACGGTTGTGAAAAGTTCCCCTAAATCAAAAAAGGATTACGGTATAATCGACATGATGCTCAGCCATCCCGCACAGCGGGTTGTGGACTCTGAGACTCTGATCAAGGAGACCCAGAACAGGGTCTGGCGTGCCCTGAAGAGCGGATACGAGTACTCTCCAGTTGAGGATCAGTCGGACGCATTCCTCAGAAAACACGTGTCCTCGAGAATGAAGATGGTAGTAATGTATGTGGATCTTGTCGGATCTACGAACATAGCGCTGGATCTTCCTGAAGACAAGGTCGCGATAATCATTACGTGCTTTGCCCAAGAGATGGCAGCTACCATCAGACAGCACAACGGATACGTGCTAAAGTTCGTAGGCGATGCAGTCATCGGATACTTTGTAGCAGAGGATAGCCAGCTTACACCTGCGGACAATGCGGTGCTCTGTGCAAAATCAATGATCTCGGTGATCCAAAAGGGAATCAACCCGATTCTCAACCAGTACGACTATCCTGATCTTGCAATCAAGATTGGAGTCGACTATGGTGAAAACATGATAGTAAGGTATGGCTCTGATGCAAAAAAGTCGCACGTCGACGTACTCGGCCCTGCAATGAACATTGCCGCAAAGATTCAGGGCATGGCAAAGGCAAACCAGATCCTGATCGGCGACGATGTGTATTCTAGGGTACATCCTGCAATCCAGACCTCGTTTGAAAAGGTCGTCTGGAAGAACAACGAGTGGAAGTACAGGCGGTCTACTGGGGAACTATATCCGGTATATGCGTATGTGGACTAG
- the ilvA gene encoding threonine ammonia-lyase, whose product MIPTYDDIVKIRSSYSNVIRKTPLHHSETFSRMSGSRVYLKAEFQQKTGSFKLRGAYAKIKSMSKEEKKNGVIAASAGNHAQGVAYASKLEKIPCTIVMPLTASPAKVAATRGYGAKVLLQGVNYDESWAKAQEISKKSGAKIIHAFDDPKIIAANGAIGLEILEDLPDVDEIYVPIGGGGLAAGILLAVKKRNPKIKVIGVESKGFPAMKNSVKAGRLQAVKGTRTIADGIAVKTPGRLTFKIINELIDDIVLVDDTQIVKTMFLLMERAKMVVEPAGAVSLAYLLDAKPSPNKKVVPILGGGNVDMYLLGQIVAKGLAAMTRMIRIFILLKDKPGALKEVVDEIASLSVNIVEVVHDRLSSNIDAGAAGVTLSLETEGKEHAQRLVAHLKSKNIQFKILP is encoded by the coding sequence ATGATTCCTACTTATGACGACATTGTCAAAATCAGAAGCTCTTACAGTAACGTGATCAGAAAGACTCCTCTGCACCACAGCGAGACGTTTAGTAGAATGTCAGGCTCGCGTGTCTATCTCAAGGCGGAATTTCAGCAGAAAACAGGCTCGTTTAAGCTCAGAGGGGCATATGCAAAAATAAAATCCATGTCAAAGGAGGAAAAAAAGAACGGCGTGATTGCAGCGTCTGCTGGAAACCATGCGCAGGGAGTCGCATACGCATCCAAGCTTGAAAAGATACCGTGTACCATAGTGATGCCGCTCACCGCATCGCCTGCCAAGGTCGCAGCAACGCGAGGATACGGCGCAAAGGTCCTGCTGCAGGGCGTAAACTATGACGAGTCGTGGGCAAAGGCGCAAGAGATATCAAAAAAATCCGGCGCAAAAATAATACACGCATTTGACGATCCAAAGATAATTGCAGCAAACGGCGCAATAGGACTGGAGATTTTAGAGGACTTGCCAGACGTGGACGAAATCTACGTTCCAATAGGTGGTGGCGGACTGGCTGCAGGAATCCTTCTGGCAGTAAAGAAGCGAAACCCGAAGATCAAAGTAATCGGAGTGGAATCAAAGGGATTCCCCGCAATGAAGAACTCGGTGAAGGCAGGAAGGCTGCAGGCAGTCAAGGGCACGAGGACAATTGCGGATGGAATCGCAGTAAAAACGCCTGGCAGACTCACATTTAAGATAATCAACGAGTTAATCGACGACATTGTTCTTGTGGACGACACGCAGATAGTAAAGACGATGTTCTTGCTCATGGAGCGGGCAAAGATGGTAGTAGAACCTGCAGGTGCCGTATCGCTTGCATACCTTCTTGACGCAAAGCCGTCGCCAAACAAAAAGGTGGTGCCCATACTCGGAGGTGGCAACGTGGACATGTACCTGCTGGGCCAGATTGTGGCAAAGGGGCTTGCAGCCATGACCAGGATGATTAGAATATTCATCCTGCTAAAGGACAAGCCGGGGGCCCTAAAGGAGGTAGTAGACGAGATTGCATCACTGAGCGTCAACATCGTAGAGGTGGTTCACGACAGGCTCAGCTCAAACATAGATGCAGGTGCCGCAGGCGTCACACTCAGTCTTGAGACCGAGGGGAAAGAGCATGCGCAAAGACTTGTGGCACATCTAAAATCAAAGAACATCCAGTTCAAGATACTTCCGTAA
- a CDS encoding cob(I)yrinic acid a,c-diamide adenosyltransferase has product MKIYTKTGDDGSTGLQGGKRVSKSDLRILAYGAVDEINSCLGITLANGADSDVAELLTRIQNELFVAGSDLSNPDLSNTKTRITESMIESMEKSIDRFEEELTPLANFILPGGNKAAAYLHLARTVTRRAETLVVALSEQERINPICQRYLNRLSDLLFVLARVANRRDGTGDVVWKQDI; this is encoded by the coding sequence TTGAAGATATACACAAAGACAGGAGATGATGGAAGCACCGGCCTGCAAGGCGGAAAGCGCGTCTCCAAGTCGGATTTACGCATACTCGCATATGGCGCAGTTGATGAGATCAACTCGTGTCTTGGAATCACGCTGGCCAATGGCGCTGACTCGGACGTTGCGGAACTGCTCACGAGGATACAAAACGAGTTGTTTGTAGCAGGCTCCGACCTGTCCAACCCGGATCTATCCAACACAAAAACCAGGATAACCGAGTCCATGATAGAGAGCATGGAAAAGAGCATAGACCGATTCGAAGAAGAGCTTACACCACTTGCAAATTTCATTCTCCCGGGCGGGAACAAGGCGGCGGCGTATCTGCACCTTGCACGCACTGTAACACGGAGAGCCGAGACACTTGTTGTCGCACTATCAGAGCAGGAACGGATCAACCCAATATGTCAGAGATATCTCAACAGATTGTCCGACCTGTTATTCGTATTGGCTCGCGTGGCAAACAGAAGGGATGGGACTGGTGATGTGGTGTGGAAGCAAGACATCTGA
- a CDS encoding TIGR00300 family protein, with the protein MKFSSDVEVRGHLIDSMILTKIFDVIMDLEGEFEVLTMQVGKKKKDPSYAKLQIQGKNQAHLDKILEQVYRVGATPTVGREVVLKAAAKDMVMPDNFYSTTNNTTHIFLGGKWIEVENMMMDKCIVVKNGRASCVPIREIKKGDKVVVGETGVKITPPERPRDGSNVFEFMGSSSSSERPTQHIAKKVAQDIFKTKKSGGKIIIVGGPAIVHTGAADSVAELIRLGYIDGVLAGNALAVHDIEYATLGTSLGMNVNDGSLAVKGHRNHMEAINAVFRSGSIANMVKTKVLKKGIMYECVKNKVPFVLAGSLRDDGPLPDVITDTTIAQKKYKEILKGAKMVIMVSTMLHSIATGNMIPANVKVVVVDINQPTVTKLMDRGTWQALGIVTDVGAFLPLVTQEIKKLKR; encoded by the coding sequence ATGAAGTTCTCATCGGACGTAGAGGTAAGGGGGCACCTAATAGACTCAATGATACTTACCAAGATATTTGACGTGATAATGGACCTCGAAGGCGAGTTCGAGGTACTTACAATGCAGGTTGGAAAGAAGAAAAAGGACCCAAGCTATGCCAAGCTGCAGATTCAGGGAAAAAACCAGGCACACCTGGACAAAATTCTGGAGCAGGTGTACCGCGTGGGTGCAACACCGACGGTCGGAAGGGAGGTGGTACTCAAAGCGGCGGCAAAGGACATGGTGATGCCTGATAACTTTTACAGTACCACTAACAACACCACCCACATCTTCCTTGGGGGCAAGTGGATTGAGGTAGAAAATATGATGATGGACAAGTGCATTGTGGTGAAAAATGGGCGTGCAAGCTGCGTGCCAATAAGAGAGATAAAAAAAGGAGACAAGGTGGTGGTGGGCGAGACAGGAGTCAAGATAACACCACCGGAACGACCACGAGACGGCTCTAACGTGTTTGAATTCATGGGAAGCAGCAGCTCAAGTGAGCGCCCAACACAACACATAGCAAAAAAGGTGGCACAGGACATCTTCAAGACCAAAAAGAGCGGTGGAAAGATAATCATCGTGGGTGGACCGGCGATAGTTCACACGGGGGCTGCGGACTCTGTGGCCGAATTAATTCGACTTGGATACATTGACGGCGTGCTGGCAGGAAATGCACTTGCGGTACACGACATCGAGTATGCGACGCTTGGCACTTCACTTGGAATGAATGTAAACGATGGCTCTCTTGCAGTCAAGGGGCACAGAAACCACATGGAGGCAATTAACGCCGTCTTCAGATCTGGCTCTATTGCAAACATGGTGAAGACCAAGGTCCTCAAAAAGGGGATAATGTATGAATGCGTAAAGAACAAGGTGCCATTTGTTCTGGCTGGGTCGTTGAGGGATGATGGCCCGCTCCCAGATGTGATCACTGATACCACTATTGCGCAAAAAAAGTACAAGGAGATCCTCAAGGGGGCAAAAATGGTGATAATGGTGTCCACGATGCTTCACTCAATAGCTACTGGCAACATGATTCCGGCAAACGTCAAGGTGGTTGTAGTGGACATCAACCAGCCTACTGTGACAAAACTGATGGACCGGGGAACGTGGCAGGCACTGGGAATTGTCACCGACGTAGGAGCTTTCCTGCCGCTAGTTACACAGGAAATAAAGAAGCTAAAGCGCTAG
- a CDS encoding HD domain-containing protein: MKATQENTSLDEFFTTVLKLKAVERQGWKDKLGMRHPESVADHCFSMAAIAMVLADQDHLDTQKVLKMSLLHDLAETITGDLTPNDVTKSKKEKMENAAMKKILQCLDKKLEMQYWKIWQEYQKNTTKESCLVHQVDKLEMALQAKVYQKSGYKKTAIEPFFKSARSAVVDPKLAKYVPDL, encoded by the coding sequence TTGAAGGCGACACAAGAAAATACTAGTCTTGATGAATTTTTCACAACCGTTCTTAAGCTAAAGGCGGTGGAGCGTCAAGGCTGGAAAGATAAGCTCGGAATGAGGCACCCCGAATCCGTCGCTGATCATTGTTTTTCAATGGCTGCCATTGCGATGGTGCTTGCAGACCAAGACCACCTTGACACGCAAAAGGTACTCAAAATGTCCCTGCTGCATGATCTTGCCGAGACCATAACTGGGGATCTTACACCAAACGATGTGACAAAGTCCAAAAAAGAAAAGATGGAAAACGCTGCAATGAAAAAGATCCTGCAGTGTCTGGATAAAAAACTGGAAATGCAGTACTGGAAAATATGGCAAGAATATCAAAAAAACACCACAAAAGAATCATGTCTGGTCCACCAAGTCGACAAATTAGAGATGGCGCTTCAAGCAAAGGTGTACCAAAAATCAGGATACAAAAAGACCGCGATTGAACCGTTTTTCAAATCTGCAAGAAGCGCAGTAGTGGATCCAAAATTAGCAAAATACGTGCCTGATTTGTAA